A genome region from Arachis duranensis cultivar V14167 chromosome 8, aradu.V14167.gnm2.J7QH, whole genome shotgun sequence includes the following:
- the LOC107461211 gene encoding uncharacterized protein LOC107461211 has protein sequence MAEDLVLDTAIRDWVLIPLSVVMVLIGVLRYFVSKLMRSSQTPDVKIVKEGQVMLRARNLRAGANFIPAKAFRARKIYFCNEENGLLFVPKGQAQNPQAQMFSDPNMAMDMMKKNLSMIIPQTLTFAWVNFFFSGFVAAKIPFPLTQRFRSMLQNGIDLSTVDVSYVSSRSWYFLNLFGLRGLFSLILGEENAVDDTQRMMQMGGFGMDPSKGLSAEKDNLDITQHDWALPNFEQRAEAVLRKFVN, from the exons ATGGCGGAAGATCTGGTTCTAGATACTGCAATCAGAGACTGGGTGCTGATCCCTCTCTCTGTGGTTATGGTTCTAATTGGTGTGCTACGGTATTTTGTCTCTAAGCTTATGCGTTCTTCCCAAACCCCTGATGTCAAAATTGTCAAAGAAGG GCAAGTGATGCTTAGAGCTCGGAACCTGCGTGCCGGAGCGAATTTTATTCCAGCTAAAGCTTTCCGTGCTCGCAAGATTTACTTTTGTAACGAG GAAAATGGGCTGTTGTTTGTTCCAAAGGGACAAGCGCAGAATCCGCAAGCTCAGATGTTCTCCGATCCAAACATGGCCATGGATATGATGAAGAAAAACCTTTCTATGATCATTCCTCAG ACTCTTACCTTTGCTTGGgtgaactttttcttttctggttTTGTAGCAG CCAAGATACCCTTTCCGTTGACACAGAGATTTAGGTCGATGTTACAGAATGGAATAGACCTAAGCACAGTAGATGTTAGCTATGTTAGCAGCCGCTCCTg GTACTTCCTCAATTTGTTTGGATTACGAGGATTGTTTAGTCTCATCTTGGGGGAGGAAAATG CTGTGGATGATACACAACGTATGATGCAAATGGGTGGATTTGGAATGGACCCTTCGAAG GGCTTGAGTGCTGAGAAAGACAATCTTGACATAACACAACATGATTGGGCCTTACCAAATTTCGAGCAACGCGCTGAAGCTGTGTTAAGGAAATTTGTCAATTGA
- the LOC107461215 gene encoding vacuolar protein sorting-associated protein 45 homolog — MVLTSSARDYVNRMLQDISGMKVLILDCQTVSIVSVVYSQSELLQKEVFLVELVDSITKSKELMSHLKAVYFLRPTTENIQHLRRQLAAPRFGEYHLFFSNILKDTQIHILADSDEHEAVQQVQEFYADFVAVDPYHFTLHIPSSYIYMLPAVVDPSTLQRFCDRVVDGVAAVFLALKRRPVIRYQRTSDIAKRIAHETNKLMYQEESGLFDFRRTEVSPLLLVLDRRDDPVTPLLNQWTYQAMVHELIGIQDNKVDLKSIDKFSKDQEEVVLSSEQDSFFKANMYENFGDIGMNIKRLVDEFQQVSKSNQNIQTIEDMAKFVDNYPEYRKMHGNVSKHVTLVTEMSKIVQQRKLMTVSQTEQELACNGGQGAAFEAVTNLLNDDSISDVDRLRLVMLYALRYEKDSPVQLMQLFNKLASRSAKYKSGLVQFLLKQAGVDKRTGDLFGNRDLMNIARNMARGLKGVENVYTQHQPLLFQTMESIVKGRLRDVDYPFVGNHFQQGRPQEVIIFIVGGTTYEESRCVALQNASNPGIRFILGGSSVLNSKRFIRDLEESQRVARSNTSIV, encoded by the exons atggtGCTCACGTCCTCTGCACGTGACTACGTCAACCGCATGCTGCAGGACATCTCCGGCATGAAGGTCCTAATCCTCGATTGCCAAACG GTGAGTATTGTGAGCGTTGTGTATTCACAGTCAGAGCTTCTTCAGAAGGAAGTGTTCTTGGTGGAGTTGGTGGATTCCATAACCAAGTCGAAGGAGCTTATGTCGCATCTCAAGGCCGTTTACTTCCTTCGCCCTACGACGGAGAACATCCAGCATTTGCGCCGCCAGCTCGCCGCTCCTAGATTTGGGGAGTATCACCTAT ttttctccaacatattGAAGGACACTCAGATTCACATACTTGCTGATTCAGATGAACATGAAGCTGTCCAGCAAGTTCAG GAGTTCTACGCAGACTTTGTTGCAGTTGATCCTTATCATTTCACTTTGCACATCCCTTCAAGTTATATTTATATGCTCCCAGCTGTGGTGGATCCTTCAACACTGCAACGCTTCTGTGATCGGGTTGTTGATGGTGTAGCAGCTGTCTTTTTGGCATTAAAACGGAGACCAGTTATTAGATATCAAAGGACGTCTGACATTGCCAAAAGAATAGCACACGAAACAAAT AAACTGATGTACCAAGAAGAAAGTGGTCTTTTTGATTTTAGGCGAACAGAAGTTTCACCACTGTTGTTGGTGCTTGATAGGAGAGATGATCCTGTAACCCCATTGCTCAATCAATGGACCTATCAG GCTATGGTTCATGAATTGATAGGAATCCAAGACAACAAGGTGGACTTGAAATccattgataaattttcaaaggATCAAGAG GAGGTTGTGTTGTCGTCGGAACAAGATTCGTTTTTCAAAGCCAACATGTATGAGAATTTCGGAGATATAGGTATGAATATCAAGCGGCTGGTTGATGAATTTCAGCAAGTGTCAAAGAGCAACCAGAACATCCAAACGATAG AGGACATGGCCAAATTTGTTGACAATTATCCTGAGTACAGAAAAATGCATGGGAATGTGTCAAAGCATGTGACTTTGGTAACAGAAATGAGCAAGATAGTACAACAGCGAAAACTTATGACAGTTTCACAAACAGAACAGGAACTGGCTTGCAATGGAGGACAAGGGGCTGCGTTTGAG GCAGTGACAAATCTACTAAATGATGATAGCATATCAGATGTGGACCGGCTGCGTTTAGTCATGCTATATGCTTTGCGATATGAGAAGGATAGCCCTGTTCAGTTAATGCAGCTTTTCAACAAACTGGCTTCCCGATCTGCCAAGTATAAATCTGGG CTCGTCCAGTTTCTTTTAAAGCAAGCAGGTGTTGACAAGAGAACTGGTGATCTTTTTGGAAATCGAGATCTAATGAATATTGCCCGTAATATGGCCCGTGGGTTGAAG GGTGTTGAGAATGTGTATACCCAGCACCAACCCCTTCTTTTCCAAACCATGGAAAGCATCGTCAAAGGACGGCTGAGAGATGTGGACTACCCATTTGTTGGAAATCACTTTCAACAAGGAAG GCCACAGGAAGTAATCATCTTCATTGTTGGTGGAACAACTTATGAGGAGTCAAGATGTGTTGCTCTACAAAATGCCAGCAATCCTGGAATTCGGTTTATACTTGGTGGCTCTTCTGTTCTCAATTCTAAGAG GTTTATTAGGGACCTGGAAGAATCTCAAAGGGTAGCTCGTTCGAACACCAGCATTGTTTGA